The following DNA comes from Candidatus Scalindua japonica.
CGGCTCAACTCAATGTGATGTCATCCTGAGCCCCCGCCTGTACCGGATCGGACTGGGAGTAAAAGGATTGTCTCTTGTCGCGTAGCAACCTAACTTGTTAAAATACAATTACTTTTGGATAATAACAACCCTTTCCAAAAACGTCAAATCCAAAATTTACCGTTATCAATTAAGTGAAAAGAAGTACCGTTTTTAATAGTGTCAAGGAGAAACGAGCCAGAGAAAAGGCAACACATAAATTACTACAGAAATAGAAAGTATGGTAATAACATTTCAATATAAATGAGGTATAAAGTTTGTGCCTTGACACTCAATTATTTGTTTGGTAGATTAAAAGATGTTATTCATTTAAACAATTTTTCAGGTAATACTAAAATGAAAAAATTTCTCTTTTTACCAATACTATTTATGGCTTTTTTCATGATGTTTTTTGTAACATCATCGCAGGGTGCCGACAATTTTAAGGAATTTTATAATAAAGGTATTGAATTTTATAAACAGGGCAAATACGATCAAGCAGGAAAAGAATTTAATAAAGCAATAGAATTAAAACCTAATGATGTTTACGCCCTTTATGGATTGGGGAACACATATTATTGTAAGGCAAAGTATGATGATGCTGTCAAAGTTTACACTAAGGCAATCAATATAAATCCTGATTATGCCAAGGTGCACTATTCACTGTCTCTTGCCTATAGTAAATTGGGAATGACACGTGAAGCGGAAAAGCAGAAGACAATGTTCAGAAAATTGTCTCAAGGAGGAAAAAGTGGCGGTTCATCATCGCATACGAAAGCATCACACACCAGTTCTCACGCAAAAGTTGAACACACCCCAAAAAAATCCTTATCTCATGCTCCAAAAAAATCTTTGCATGAAACGAAACGAACAGACACGCATGCGGCAAGTGGACACCAGGCGAAAACACAAGACACACATGCGGCAAGTGGACACCAGGCAAAAACACAAGACACACATGCGGCAAGTGGACACCAGGCAA
Coding sequences within:
- a CDS encoding tetratricopeptide repeat protein — translated: MKKFLFLPILFMAFFMMFFVTSSQGADNFKEFYNKGIEFYKQGKYDQAGKEFNKAIELKPNDVYALYGLGNTYYCKAKYDDAVKVYTKAININPDYAKVHYSLSLAYSKLGMTREAEKQKTMFRKLSQGGKSGGSSSHTKASHTSSHAKVEHTPKKSLSHAPKKSLHETKRTDTHAASGHQAKTQDTHAASGHQAKTQDTHAASGHQAKTQDTHAASGHQAKTQDTHAASGHQAKTQDTHAANKHDGRGSSNSIFKGYSGETHEADKRVFKNKSRGTYSFSKKPYSRVKYFIQDKWFASGINKIWICTAGYLFGIQIWLCVVAFFCLVLWRIREKA